A portion of the uncultured Bacteroides sp. genome contains these proteins:
- a CDS encoding alpha/beta hydrolase-fold protein: protein MKNKLANVILIALISFPVIVAAQESFPEGTVPNEHNIAGAEYPRIGVDNRVHFRIHAPNATKMEISFRGEMTKEADGWWSLVSKEAEVVGFHYYQIITDGVSSADPNGKPFFGMGKWVSGIEIPEKGVDYYSIKNVPHGLVSDSWYYSDIRKEWRKCVVYIPAEYDKNPTRKYPVLYLQHGMGENETSWTMQGKMNFIMDNFIAEGKARPMIVVMDNGNIESLNLKPGESRQDAMKRFGGQFPDILVKEIIPHIESTFRTLTDRENRAMAGLSWGGLLTFNTTLNNLDKFAYIGGFSGAGSIDLQNLDTVYDGVFKDRKAFNDKVHAFFLGIGSEEHPERTKGLSDGLKAAGINNIYYESPGTAHEFLTWRRCLKEFVPLLFVKKK, encoded by the coding sequence ATGAAAAATAAATTAGCAAACGTTATTCTTATAGCTTTGATAAGCTTTCCGGTGATTGTCGCAGCGCAAGAGTCTTTCCCCGAGGGGACAGTTCCCAACGAACACAACATTGCCGGTGCGGAGTATCCGCGTATCGGCGTTGACAACAGAGTGCACTTTCGTATCCATGCACCCAACGCTACTAAAATGGAAATCAGTTTCCGTGGTGAGATGACCAAAGAAGCCGACGGCTGGTGGTCGCTAGTATCCAAAGAAGCCGAGGTGGTGGGTTTTCACTACTATCAGATCATTACGGATGGCGTAAGTTCTGCTGATCCCAATGGCAAACCGTTCTTTGGAATGGGCAAATGGGTGAGTGGCATCGAGATCCCTGAAAAGGGCGTAGATTACTATTCTATCAAGAATGTGCCCCACGGTTTGGTCAGCGATAGCTGGTACTACTCCGACATTCGTAAGGAGTGGCGCAAGTGTGTGGTCTATATTCCGGCCGAATACGACAAAAATCCTACAAGGAAATATCCTGTGCTCTATTTGCAACATGGTATGGGTGAGAACGAAACTAGCTGGACTATGCAGGGCAAGATGAACTTTATCATGGACAACTTTATTGCCGAGGGCAAAGCACGTCCGATGATTGTGGTGATGGACAACGGCAATATCGAGTCGCTCAATCTCAAACCGGGTGAATCGCGTCAAGATGCCATGAAGCGTTTTGGCGGTCAGTTCCCCGATATCCTAGTGAAAGAGATCATCCCTCATATTGAAAGTACTTTCCGTACATTGACCGACCGGGAAAACCGTGCCATGGCAGGTCTTTCGTGGGGAGGATTACTTACGTTCAACACTACGCTCAATAACCTCGACAAGTTCGCCTACATCGGTGGATTCAGTGGAGCGGGCAGTATCGACCTTCAGAATCTTGATACCGTCTATGACGGTGTGTTTAAAGATCGCAAGGCATTCAATGACAAGGTGCATGCCTTTTTCCTCGGTATTGGTTCCGAAGAACATCCTGAAAGAACAAAAGGGCTGAGCGACGGACTGAAGGCTGCAGGCATCAATAACATCTACTACGAATCGCCGGGTACCGCCCACGAGTTCCTCACTTGGCGCCGCTGTCTGAAGGAGTTTGTCCCTCTATTATTCGTTAAAAAAAAATAA
- a CDS encoding acetylxylan esterase, with protein sequence MSIFHRKTWLVLGLTLLTGLYAEAQQTGAATHPVPNSMPGGFPNPRQPQPIQTPTYLADYFAPSTKDATVPDNKGFIRRWMLLEPISKPNRTNTVFTDSYLRQAFDTLYFKEQFTILPKDGDKVKVGKQKLVWHALDSKLYNVKLYRFAAALKKPVYGIVFWAVTVIDSSEDLTDIRLSVGSNSASDWWLNGEEILLLAGDRRMVVDDCMSRRITLKKGRNILRGAVINGPGMSDFCVRFLHEDGTPVKNITITQP encoded by the coding sequence ATGAGTATTTTCCATCGTAAAACATGGCTGGTTCTTGGCCTCACCCTGCTTACAGGGTTGTATGCCGAAGCACAGCAGACCGGTGCGGCCACACATCCCGTTCCAAACTCCATGCCGGGAGGATTTCCCAACCCGCGGCAACCGCAACCGATACAAACACCTACTTACTTGGCCGATTACTTCGCTCCGTCTACAAAGGATGCCACTGTGCCGGACAACAAGGGCTTCATTCGCCGCTGGATGCTGTTGGAACCCATCAGCAAGCCCAACCGCACGAATACTGTCTTTACCGACAGCTATCTGCGTCAGGCTTTCGATACGCTCTATTTCAAGGAGCAGTTCACCATCTTGCCCAAAGACGGCGATAAGGTGAAAGTGGGTAAACAAAAACTAGTTTGGCACGCACTGGACAGCAAGCTGTATAACGTGAAACTATATCGCTTCGCCGCTGCGCTGAAGAAGCCGGTGTATGGCATCGTGTTCTGGGCGGTCACAGTCATCGACTCTTCTGAAGACCTGACGGATATCCGTCTTTCAGTAGGTTCCAACTCCGCATCAGACTGGTGGCTCAACGGTGAAGAAATCCTGCTGCTCGCAGGCGACCGCCGCATGGTGGTGGACGACTGCATGTCACGCCGCATTACCTTGAAGAAAGGCCGTAATATCCTACGCGGAGCCGTCATCAACGGCCCCGGAATGAGCGATTTTTGCGTCCGCTTCCTCCACGAGGACGGCACGCCGGTTAAGAACATTACAATCACGCAACCATGA
- a CDS encoding family 43 glycosylhydrolase produces the protein MKTRNIILLGAALMSAPIFQKASAQVGTPFIHDPSTIVECDGKYYTFGTGEGGLISADGWTWDGGAVRPGRGAAPDALKIGDRYLIAYSATGGGLGGGHAGRVLTMWNKTLDPNSPDFAYTEPIEVAHSLDDEDCDAIDAGLLLDPTDGRLWLSYGTYFGFIRIVELDPKTGKRIEGNKEINVAIDCEATTLMYRDGWYYLLGTHGTCCDGPNSTYNIVVGRSRKVTGPYIDNVGRDMIEGGGKMLIAAGDRKTGPGHFGRFIMEDGVEKMSYHYEADFDQGGRSVLAIRPLLWKNGWPVAGEAFKEGTYEIESERRGYALELVVDFVRMQHKMSRFWEKNDKPLEPLKNQTLADVKDTWPTGNINLRIGDYMFRPHQRWAITAVPEAGGYLGGPYYKIVIEGTDRALAATADAEVVTVPEFTGAPEQLWRLDQLTDGTYRIMPKKVPDTDRKLVLVSVGDSTPALGEFDMNSDNSKWNFHDR, from the coding sequence ATGAAGACAAGAAATATAATATTGCTGGGAGCGGCCCTGATGTCTGCGCCTATATTCCAGAAAGCATCCGCACAAGTTGGCACTCCATTTATCCACGACCCTTCCACTATTGTAGAGTGTGATGGCAAATATTATACCTTCGGCACAGGCGAAGGCGGATTGATTTCCGCCGACGGTTGGACGTGGGACGGTGGTGCGGTACGCCCCGGTCGAGGTGCTGCTCCGGACGCTCTGAAAATAGGCGACCGCTATCTGATTGCTTATAGTGCTACCGGTGGCGGACTGGGTGGCGGACATGCAGGGCGGGTGCTGACCATGTGGAACAAGACGTTAGACCCCAATTCTCCCGATTTCGCCTATACCGAGCCCATAGAAGTAGCTCACTCACTGGACGACGAAGATTGCGACGCTATTGACGCCGGGTTGCTGCTCGACCCCACGGACGGTCGTTTGTGGCTGTCATATGGCACCTACTTCGGATTCATCCGGATTGTGGAACTCGACCCCAAGACCGGCAAGCGCATAGAAGGCAACAAGGAAATCAACGTTGCCATCGACTGCGAAGCTACCACCCTGATGTATCGCGATGGGTGGTATTATCTTCTGGGCACGCACGGCACTTGCTGTGACGGTCCAAATTCTACTTATAACATCGTGGTAGGTCGTTCGCGCAAAGTAACCGGTCCCTATATCGACAACGTAGGCCGGGATATGATAGAAGGAGGCGGCAAGATGCTGATTGCCGCAGGTGACCGCAAGACTGGTCCCGGACACTTCGGACGTTTCATTATGGAAGATGGCGTGGAAAAGATGTCGTATCACTATGAAGCCGATTTTGACCAGGGTGGCCGTAGCGTACTAGCCATACGTCCGCTCCTGTGGAAGAACGGATGGCCAGTAGCTGGAGAAGCCTTCAAGGAAGGAACGTATGAGATAGAATCCGAACGTAGAGGCTACGCCCTTGAACTGGTTGTGGACTTCGTACGCATGCAGCACAAGATGTCTCGCTTCTGGGAGAAAAACGACAAACCTCTTGAACCTTTGAAGAACCAGACGCTGGCAGACGTGAAAGATACTTGGCCGACGGGAAACATCAACCTGCGGATAGGCGACTATATGTTTCGTCCCCATCAGAGGTGGGCTATTACCGCAGTGCCCGAAGCTGGTGGATACCTAGGCGGACCTTATTACAAGATTGTGATTGAAGGAACAGACCGCGCACTAGCCGCTACGGCTGACGCTGAAGTGGTGACTGTCCCCGAGTTTACCGGAGCGCCCGAACAATTGTGGCGTTTGGACCAACTGACGGATGGCACCTACCGCATCATGCCTAAGAAAGTGCCCGATACCGACCGGAAGCTGGTATTGGTATCAGTGGGTGACAGTACGCCTGCACTCGGTGAATTTGATATGAACAGTGATAACTCTAAATGGAACTTCCATGACCGCTAA
- a CDS encoding alpha/beta hydrolase-fold protein, which yields MKILLKLALSSLLVLPLMVNAQEESFPEGTVPNEHNLEGVQWPRVDAKGNTYFKIHAPYAKKVQISFRGPMTREADGYWTYVSPEPEKVGFHYYQIIIDSISAADPGTKSYYGMSKWVSAIEIPEGLPYDKTQNVPHGDISMKKYWSEMTQAWRMCYVYTPPQYNENANESYPVLYLQHGGGENETGWVFQGRMGDIMDNLIAEKKAVPMIVVMDRGYALPPGTATARFDNPQANAFLAGAAVPPSAPTQTPRPAMNMGRMLGIFPELLVKEIVPMIDASFRTKPTRENRAMAGLSMGAMHTYMVVMNNQDKFASLGAFSGGGAGPVEQIDTLYDGIFASPQKFNKQFKLFFMSTGSEENPERVKAFADAMKAKDLKNVVYYESPGSAHEWLTWRRSLREFAPLLFK from the coding sequence ATGAAAATTTTATTAAAGCTTGCTTTGTCTTCCCTGCTGGTGTTGCCATTGATGGTGAATGCCCAAGAAGAGTCTTTCCCCGAAGGGACAGTTCCTAACGAGCATAACCTCGAAGGAGTCCAATGGCCCCGTGTGGATGCCAAAGGAAACACTTATTTCAAAATACATGCTCCGTATGCAAAGAAAGTGCAAATCAGCTTTCGTGGTCCGATGACCCGCGAAGCCGATGGATATTGGACATACGTGTCGCCCGAGCCTGAAAAGGTAGGATTCCACTACTACCAAATCATCATTGACAGCATCTCTGCCGCCGATCCCGGTACCAAGTCGTACTACGGCATGAGCAAATGGGTAAGCGCTATCGAAATCCCCGAAGGTTTACCCTATGACAAGACGCAAAATGTGCCTCACGGTGATATAAGTATGAAAAAGTACTGGTCGGAGATGACACAGGCATGGAGAATGTGCTATGTTTATACGCCTCCTCAATATAATGAAAACGCCAATGAGAGCTATCCCGTTCTTTACCTGCAACATGGTGGCGGCGAAAACGAAACCGGCTGGGTGTTTCAGGGTCGCATGGGAGATATTATGGACAATCTGATTGCTGAGAAAAAGGCTGTTCCGATGATTGTTGTGATGGATCGTGGCTATGCTTTGCCTCCCGGAACAGCTACAGCCAGATTTGACAATCCTCAAGCGAATGCTTTCCTTGCCGGCGCGGCAGTTCCTCCTTCTGCTCCAACACAAACTCCGCGCCCTGCTATGAATATGGGACGCATGTTGGGTATATTTCCTGAATTACTAGTAAAAGAGATCGTTCCGATGATTGACGCTTCGTTCCGCACCAAACCGACACGTGAAAACCGCGCTATGGCAGGGCTTTCGATGGGCGCTATGCATACTTATATGGTTGTCATGAACAATCAGGATAAATTTGCCAGTCTGGGTGCTTTCAGCGGTGGCGGGGCAGGTCCGGTTGAACAAATAGATACTTTGTACGATGGCATCTTTGCAAGTCCTCAGAAGTTCAACAAGCAGTTCAAACTGTTTTTCATGAGTACCGGGTCGGAAGAAAACCCTGAAAGGGTAAAAGCTTTTGCTGACGCCATGAAAGCCAAAGATCTCAAGAACGTAGTTTATTACGAGTCGCCTGGATCTGCGCATGAATGGCTCACCTGGCGTCGTTCGCTTCGTGAATTTGCACCGCTTCTTTTCAAATAA
- a CDS encoding family 43 glycosylhydrolase — MLTAGVVKAQNPFIEGQFTADPTARVFNGKMYVYPSHDIPVPADKPNLRKDWFCMEDYHVFSSENLINWTDHGVILTQEQVNWVNADAYSMWAPDCTYKDGMYYFYFPAVVKPDSITKRFGMMVGVAVSDRPDGGFVPMAEPIKGIYGIDPCTLIDDDGQAYIYWSGRGMHGARLKPNMLQLDSEPVAIEKLPNGMKEGPFVFKRNGKYYFTFPWVPKEGETENLSYAIGDSPLGPFEYKGLIMDQSPTKCWTNHHSIVEYKGEWYLFYHHNDYSPKFDKNRSIRIDKIHFNEDGTIRKVTPTLRGVGITNATDEIQLDRYSELSKVGAAIAYVDTTDYFAGWKTVLNARNAYVQYNDVDFGITGPTSVTARILDGKGKLLVKVDGKTVAGITTGKDELITVPVRNIPKGVHNLTVVMDSKGSVELDWIKFEKERPMK, encoded by the coding sequence ATGCTGACTGCAGGCGTTGTAAAGGCACAGAATCCCTTCATTGAGGGACAGTTTACCGCCGATCCGACGGCGAGAGTGTTCAACGGAAAGATGTACGTCTATCCTTCGCACGACATACCTGTGCCGGCCGACAAGCCCAATCTTCGCAAGGACTGGTTCTGCATGGAAGACTATCACGTGTTTTCGTCCGAGAACCTGATCAACTGGACTGATCACGGCGTTATCCTGACCCAGGAACAGGTGAACTGGGTGAATGCCGATGCCTATTCCATGTGGGCGCCCGACTGTACCTACAAAGATGGCATGTATTACTTTTACTTTCCTGCGGTGGTCAAGCCCGATTCGATAACCAAACGATTCGGGATGATGGTAGGTGTGGCCGTATCCGACCGTCCGGACGGAGGATTCGTACCCATGGCCGAACCCATCAAGGGCATTTATGGCATTGATCCCTGCACGCTGATTGACGACGACGGGCAAGCCTATATCTACTGGTCGGGACGGGGCATGCATGGCGCGCGTCTCAAGCCCAATATGCTTCAGTTGGATTCCGAACCGGTTGCTATAGAGAAGTTGCCTAACGGGATGAAAGAAGGTCCTTTTGTTTTCAAGCGTAATGGCAAGTATTATTTCACTTTCCCGTGGGTGCCTAAGGAGGGCGAGACCGAAAACCTTTCGTATGCCATAGGAGACAGTCCGCTCGGTCCGTTCGAGTATAAAGGCCTGATAATGGACCAGTCGCCCACGAAATGTTGGACAAATCACCATTCCATCGTTGAATACAAAGGCGAATGGTATCTGTTCTATCACCACAATGATTACTCACCGAAGTTTGACAAGAATCGCTCCATCCGTATTGATAAGATCCACTTCAATGAAGACGGCACTATCCGGAAAGTTACGCCGACCTTGCGTGGGGTAGGCATTACGAATGCTACCGACGAAATCCAGCTTGACCGTTACTCGGAATTAAGCAAGGTGGGCGCGGCTATAGCATACGTGGATACGACCGACTATTTTGCAGGCTGGAAGACTGTATTGAATGCGAGGAACGCCTACGTGCAATATAACGACGTTGACTTTGGAATCACCGGACCGACATCGGTTACGGCACGAATCCTTGATGGAAAAGGTAAGTTGCTGGTGAAAGTCGACGGCAAGACCGTTGCCGGGATTACTACCGGAAAAGACGAACTGATCACGGTTCCTGTCCGGAATATTCCGAAGGGTGTACACAATCTGACTGTCGTTATGGACAGCAAAGGGAGTGTAGAATTGGATTGGATTAAGTTTGAAAAAGAAAGACCGATGAAATAA
- a CDS encoding alpha/beta hydrolase: MRKLLLILMLIPAVCSFGQEAEWLNIDYVGDGIEGHKLDIHLPPTGQSSYKTVVLIYGSAWFANNMKQMAFQAMGKTLIDGGFAVISINHRASMEAHYPAQINDVKAAIRFIRANADKYHIDTSFIGITGFSSGGHLSSLAGTTNNVKEFTVGNITLDIEGNLGSYTNYSSRVDAVVDWFGPIDMTTMKECKGVNDEKSPEAVLIGGAPADHLDMLALLNPMTYIDKTDPKFLVIHGDADNVVPHCQSEFFSAALKKNGLLDDFITVPGGQHGPVTFNEETFNKMTAFFLKQAGMQ; the protein is encoded by the coding sequence ATGAGAAAATTATTATTGATTTTGATGCTGATTCCTGCCGTTTGCTCGTTCGGGCAGGAAGCTGAATGGCTGAACATTGACTATGTGGGCGATGGTATTGAAGGGCATAAGTTGGATATTCATCTGCCGCCTACGGGACAGAGCAGTTACAAGACAGTGGTGCTGATTTATGGAAGCGCCTGGTTTGCTAACAATATGAAACAGATGGCTTTTCAAGCAATGGGAAAAACGCTGATCGACGGTGGGTTTGCCGTCATCTCAATCAATCACCGCGCAAGTATGGAAGCACATTATCCCGCGCAGATCAATGACGTGAAAGCGGCTATACGTTTTATCAGAGCCAATGCGGATAAGTATCACATTGATACTTCTTTCATCGGTATCACCGGTTTTTCTTCCGGTGGGCATCTCTCTTCATTGGCCGGAACGACCAATAATGTCAAGGAGTTCACAGTAGGGAATATTACCCTTGATATTGAGGGTAACTTGGGTTCCTATACCAATTACAGTAGCCGGGTGGATGCTGTGGTAGATTGGTTCGGTCCTATCGACATGACGACCATGAAGGAATGTAAGGGCGTGAATGACGAGAAATCACCGGAAGCCGTACTGATTGGCGGTGCGCCGGCCGACCACCTTGACATGTTAGCATTGCTCAATCCGATGACTTATATAGATAAGACAGATCCAAAATTTCTGGTGATTCACGGTGACGCTGACAATGTAGTACCTCACTGCCAGAGTGAATTCTTTTCGGCCGCACTGAAAAAGAACGGTTTGCTCGATGATTTTATAACAGTGCCCGGTGGTCAGCACGGCCCGGTGACATTCAATGAAGAAACATTTAACAAAATGACGGCATTCTTTCTCAAACAGGCAGGCATGCAATGA
- the xyn10D/fae1 gene encoding bifunctional endo-1,4-beta-xylanase/feruloyl esterase, giving the protein MKHLFKFSLCALALAMNVNTGFAQNSETGLKDTYKDYFSIGVAVNMRNIANPEQIAIIKKDFNSITAENDMKPQPTEPAYGQFNWENADKIANFCRSNGLKLRGHCLMWHAQIGQWMYQDEKGNLVSKEKLFANMKHHITAIMERYKDVIYAWDVVNEAISDGGRQGGWPGMGQQSGPYRNSPLYQIAGDEFIKKAFIYAREADPNVLLFYNDYNAVDPGKRDRIYNMVKSMKEEGVPIDGIGMQGHYNIYGPSMEDVDAALTKYSTIVKHIHITELDIRASEEMGGQLNFSREAGNISPVVKTLQEDQYTRLFRILRKHKDVVDNVTFWNLSDRDSWLGARNYPLPYDENYKPKPVYSLIKDFNPALDNAELKEDFRPSTFNQPGQQYPMVNSEGYARFRVVAPDAKSVIVSLGLGGRGGTVLRKDKDGVWVGTTDGPMDEGFHYYHLTIDGGVFNDPGTKNYYGSCRWESGIEIPAHDADFYAMKQVPHGNVQQVYFYSKSTGTHRRAFVYTPPAYDKNKKKYPVLYLQHGWGEDETAWSDQGHANLIMDNLIAEGKVTPFIIVMTYGMTNDIKFGGLNEFTAKEFETVLLDELIPYIDSNFRTQADKKHRAMAGLSMGGFETKLITLRRPEVFNYYGLLSGGTYAPGDIKDKNQVESIFISCGSKENPDGVTKAVDELKTAGFKATAFVSPGTAHEFLTWRRSLYHMAQQIFK; this is encoded by the coding sequence ATGAAACATTTATTCAAGTTTTCCCTTTGCGCATTGGCACTTGCCATGAACGTGAATACCGGATTTGCGCAAAACAGCGAAACGGGATTGAAGGATACTTATAAGGATTACTTCTCTATCGGTGTGGCCGTTAATATGCGTAACATCGCGAATCCCGAACAGATTGCCATCATCAAAAAAGACTTTAACAGTATTACGGCGGAAAATGATATGAAGCCACAACCTACCGAACCTGCTTACGGGCAGTTCAACTGGGAGAATGCCGATAAGATTGCGAATTTCTGCCGTAGCAACGGACTCAAGCTTCGCGGCCATTGTCTTATGTGGCATGCCCAAATAGGACAATGGATGTATCAGGACGAAAAAGGAAATCTCGTGTCGAAAGAGAAATTGTTCGCGAACATGAAGCATCATATCACAGCCATCATGGAACGCTACAAAGACGTGATATATGCGTGGGATGTGGTGAATGAAGCTATCTCCGACGGTGGCCGGCAAGGTGGTTGGCCGGGTATGGGACAGCAATCCGGTCCATATCGCAATTCGCCTCTTTATCAGATAGCTGGTGACGAGTTCATCAAGAAAGCCTTTATCTATGCTCGTGAGGCTGATCCCAATGTGCTACTTTTCTACAACGACTATAATGCAGTCGACCCGGGCAAAAGGGACCGCATCTACAACATGGTGAAATCCATGAAGGAAGAGGGTGTACCCATTGATGGTATCGGCATGCAGGGACACTACAACATCTATGGTCCGAGCATGGAAGATGTGGATGCCGCCTTGACGAAATATTCCACGATAGTGAAACATATCCATATTACCGAATTGGACATTCGCGCCAGCGAGGAGATGGGAGGCCAGCTCAACTTCAGCCGCGAGGCTGGCAATATCAGTCCGGTGGTCAAAACGCTTCAGGAAGATCAATACACGCGTCTGTTCCGTATCCTCCGCAAACATAAAGATGTGGTGGATAATGTCACCTTTTGGAATCTCTCAGACCGGGATTCATGGCTTGGTGCACGTAACTATCCGCTCCCTTATGACGAGAACTACAAGCCGAAGCCCGTTTATAGCCTCATTAAGGATTTCAATCCGGCACTCGACAATGCCGAACTGAAAGAGGACTTCCGTCCTTCCACGTTCAACCAGCCCGGACAACAGTATCCAATGGTCAATTCGGAGGGATATGCTCGCTTTCGTGTAGTTGCCCCTGATGCCAAATCGGTCATCGTCAGCCTCGGACTGGGCGGTCGTGGCGGGACGGTTCTCCGCAAGGATAAAGACGGCGTATGGGTGGGTACCACAGATGGCCCCATGGACGAAGGATTCCACTATTACCACCTTACTATTGACGGCGGCGTATTTAACGATCCGGGTACCAAGAATTATTACGGTTCCTGCCGATGGGAAAGCGGCATTGAGATTCCGGCTCATGACGCGGATTTCTATGCCATGAAGCAGGTGCCTCACGGAAATGTTCAGCAGGTTTATTTCTATTCCAAAAGCACAGGCACCCATCGTCGCGCATTCGTCTATACACCACCCGCTTACGACAAGAATAAGAAGAAATATCCGGTTCTCTACCTACAGCACGGATGGGGGGAAGATGAGACAGCATGGTCCGATCAGGGACATGCGAATCTGATTATGGATAATTTGATAGCGGAAGGTAAGGTTACGCCGTTCATCATCGTGATGACGTATGGCATGACGAATGATATAAAATTCGGAGGTCTAAATGAATTCACAGCCAAGGAGTTTGAAACAGTACTGCTGGACGAGCTCATACCCTATATTGACAGTAATTTCCGCACGCAGGCCGACAAGAAGCATCGTGCGATGGCAGGGCTTTCCATGGGAGGCTTTGAGACAAAATTGATCACCTTGCGACGTCCTGAGGTCTTTAATTACTACGGACTGCTGAGCGGTGGTACATACGCACCTGGTGACATCAAGGACAAGAATCAGGTTGAATCTATTTTCATCAGCTGTGGGAGCAAAGAGAATCCGGATGGCGTGACTAAGGCTGTGGATGAACTTAAGACTGCCGGTTTCAAGGCAACAGCTTTCGTTTCTCCCGGTACGGCGCATGAATTCCTGACCTGGCGCAGAAGCCTGTATCACATGGCACAACAGATTTTCAAATAG